Part of the Leifsonia sp. Root112D2 genome is shown below.
TCATCGACCAGGCCCGACGCTATCGCGTGGGCCGCCAGGTTCGGGCCGCCAATGCTGATGTCCCGGTTCTCTGTCTCTTTCAATCGCCGCACCGCATCGACATCGAACGTGCGCTCGATACGCGTCAGAGCGCTGGATGGTTCTCCCAACGTTGAGGAGTACACGATCTTGTTCGCCGCACGCCAGATGGTCGCGTAATCCGCTATGACGGGCGGCTCCCCTGCAAGGTCAACACCCTCCCAGAAGACCATCACCTCGTAAAGCCGACGCCCGTAGAGGTAGGTTCCGACGTCACGCTCAAGATCGTTGACGAAGCCGTGCACCTCTTCGTCGGGCATACTCCAATCGAAATTGCCGCTCGCATCCGCGATATAGCCGTCGAGCGAGGTGATTGCCGTGTAGACCAGCCTGGCCATGGTGTACTCCCATCCTCAATATGTGAAGTTAAGCTTTGCAGTTTGCCTTGCTATTTGTTAGCGTGTGATGGTGAAAGCAGAACGACCCTCCGAGTCGAGCCCTCCCCTGAGCGTGGCCACGGATCTTCGTGTGCTGATCGGTAAACTACGCCGCCGATTGCGAGATCAGGGCAATGCGGGGGAATTCACCTGGGCGCAGGTCGCGGTGCTCACTCGCCTGGAACGGGATGGACCCGCGAGTGTGACGGCGCTTGCCCACGCCGAGGGTGTGCGCCCGCAATCGATGGGCGCGACGGTTGCCACGCTCGAAGAAGCCGGAATCGTCAGCGGGTCGCCGGACCCCACAGACGGTCGCCGCACAATTCTTTCCCTCACCGACACAGCGGTAGAACGGCTGACGACAACGCGGGCGGCGAAAGAAGACTGGCTCGCCCGCAGCATCGACACCCTGTTCACGCCAGCCGAGCAACGGCAACTCGCCATCGGGGTCGAACTCCTCACCCGTCTCGCCAACTCCTGAAGAGGACAAGCACACATGACCATCAGCTCACTCGACCCGAAGACCGCCCTCATCCTCATCGACCTGCAAACCGCCGTGCTCGCGCTGCCCTCCGCGCACCCCATGGACCGGGTTGTGGAGAATGCGGGCACACTCGCCGATGCGTTTCGGCTTCACGATCTGCCCGTTGTGCTCGTCACCGTAGCCGGAGGAGCGCCGGGCCGCACCGAGGGGGTGCGCCGGTCAGGCGGCGAGCGCCCGGCGGGGTGGGCCGATCTTGCTCCCCGGCTGGACGGGCATCCGGATGACTACCGGGTCACCAAACACACCTGGGGCGCCTTCACCGGCACCGGGCTCGACGAATACCTGAAGGGCCGGGGTGTGACCCAGGTCGTTCTCTGCGGCGTCTCAACGAGCGCCGGTGTCGAATCCACGGCGCGTCATGCCCACGAGAACGGCTTCAACGTAGCCCTCGCCATCGATGCCATGACCGACTCGAACGCGGATGCGCACCACAACAGCGTCACCCGCATCTTCCCGCGGCTCGGCGAGACCGGCACGACCGCGGAGATTATCGACCTGCTCGAGCACGGCGTCGCCCAGAACAGCAGCATCAAGAACGGCAGTTTCAAGCACGGCGGCGAATGACCAGGCATACAACCACGCACACCAGCCCCAAACCCTTCGGGTGGAGGTTCACCGCTCCCCTGCTGCTCGGTTCCACGCTGAACCCGATCAACAGCTCGATGATCGCGACCGGCCTGGTCGGCATCGGCGTGGACTTTCACACCGGACCGGGAACCACCGCGACACTCATCTCGGTTCTCTACCTATGCAGCGCCGTCATGCAGCCCACGATGGGCAAGCTCTCCACCATCTTCGGGCCCCGACGGGTCTTCCTCGGCGGAATCGTCATTCTGCTCGCGGCCGGGATCGTCGGCGCTGCGGCCCCGAGCTTCGGATTCCTTCTCCTCTCCCGAGCACTGATCGGGGTCGGCACGGCCGCGGCGTACCCGACCGCGATGGCCCTCGTTCGCAAGCGGGCCGATGAGGCCGAGACCGGCGTGCCGAGCCGCGTTCTCGGCAACTTCTCGATCGCCGCGCAGATCACCACCGTGTTCGGGCTACCCCTCGGAGGCATCCTCACCGGCGTATTCGGCTGGCGCGCGCTCTTCGCGGTGAACATCCCGCTCGCCGTCATCACGATGATCTTCACGCTTATCGGGGTGGCCAAAGACGAGCCAATGGTGCGCGAGGGCCGGGCCCGGGTGCTGGCCGCCCTCGATATTCCGGGCATCCTGCTCTTCGCAGGCACCATCACGAGCCTGCTGCTGTTCCTGTCGAGCCTGACGGCACCGGTGTGGTGGCTGCTGCCGGTGGTCGTCGTTCTGGCGGCAGGGCTGATCGTCTGGGAGCGACGGGCGAGTCGCCCCCTCATCGATGTGCGGATGCTCGCCGGCAACACGCCGCTGCAGCGCACCTACCTGCGGCAGATGCTCGCCGCGCTCGGCATCTACTCCGCGCTCTACGGCGCGAGCCAGTGGATGGAACAGAGTGCACACCTCAGCGCCTCGGCCGTCGGTCTCGTTCTGTTGCCGCTCTCGGGGCTCAGCATCGTGATCGCCAGAGTGGTCTCGCGCCGGGGCTGGGTGCGCTGGCCGCTCATTCTCGCCGGCGTCGCACTCGTTCTCACGGCCGGGGTCATGCTCACGATGACGCACGACTCGAACGTTCTCGTTCTCATCGGCATGTCACTGCTCTTCGGCTTCACCAACGGATTCAGCGGCTTCGCAAACCAGGCCGCGCTCTACGTGCAGACGCCCGCCGAGCAGACTGCCGTGGCATCCGGGCTGTATCGAACCGCCGCATACATCGGGGCGATCTTCTCCGCGAGTCTGATCGGTCTCACCTTCGGTGATGCGGCCACGGATGACGGGTTCCACGTTCTCGCCTGGGTCATCGGCGCACTGGGCGTCGGCATCATGCTGCTGAGCATTCTCGACAGGAAGATTCCACGCGTCACGGCGTGACCGGCCAACCGTCGGGCCGCGATTTAAAATATCAGGCGGGCGGTGCTTGGGAAATGCGCACCATGTTGCCCGAGGGGTCGCGGAACGCGCAGTCGCGCGGGCCCCAGGCCTGGTCGATGGGCTCCTGCAGAACCTCGGCACCGGATGCGCGCACCGTCTCGAACGTCGCATCCACATCGTCGGAGCGAAACACGAGCATCGGCAGCACCCCCTTGGTCAAGAGTTCCTGCAGCGCGTCACCATCGGCCTGCGAGCGGCCGGCATGAGGTTCGGAGATCACGATGCCGAGCCCGGGCTGCGCGGCGCTGCCGAGGGTCACCCAACGGTGGTCGCCCGAGGCGACGTCGTTCTGAACATCGAGGCCGAGCGCGCCGCTGTAGAAGGCGATCGACTCATCCACGTCGTTGACGGTGATGTTGGTGTACTGGAGTGAGATTGTCATAACCGCGACTCTATGCGGCGGAATTCTCGGCCGCTTCTTGAATCCTGCTCGAATCGTCGATGCGACGCGGCCCGTTCCGCGCCGGGCGCGTATGCGACTTCGCTACACAGTTGGGCATCGCCTTGACCGCGTGATGCTCGCGACTGCGGTAGGCGCGAGGGCTCTCCCCCACGATCTCGGTGAATCGCGAGCTGAACGAGCCGAGCGACGTACAGCCGACCGCCATGCACGCATCCGTCACGCTCATGCCCTCCCGCAGCAGCGCCATCGCCCGCTCGATTCTGCGGGTCATCAGATAGCTGTACGGCGTCTCGCCGTAGGCCGCGCGGAACTGCCTGGAGAAGTGCGCAGGCGACATGAATGCCCGCTCGGCCATCGTCGGAACGTCGAGTGGTCTCGCATACTCCCGGTCGATCAGATCCCGGGCACGGCGCAGCGAAGCAAGGTTCTCAAGCTCGTGCGGAGTCATGCGCCGAGAGTACCACTGGCGAGAAACGGTTTGCGCGACGTTCTACCCCTCCAGCCCCAAGCGGACGCGTTTGGGGAGCGAGGCGACCACGATGGCGTGCGACTCGGCGATGAGTTCCCGCACGTGGCCGGCGACCACGGTTCCGTCGAGGCGCACCGTGACCCAGTGACGCTTGTTCATGTGATAGCCGGGGTCGATCCCCTCCACGCTGCGAATGAGCCTCGGCACGTTCTCGGGCAGCGCCTTGAGCGTGATGGTGCGCTCCGCCGCATCCGGGCTGTCGATCGAGAAGACCTTGCCTGCCACCTTGAAGACCCGAGCCTCGGGGCCGAATGGATACGTCTCCTCGGCACCGTTCAGGTCGAGGAGGAAGGTCGTCAGTTCGTTGGGTGTCATCTCGGTTGCTCCCCGTCACTCGTCGTCTCCGCCGATCATCGCGGATGCCACCGACAGGGAGGTCTAGCCTCGCAAGTCGAGCCAGCGCACCTGCTCGTCTGCGAGGTGGATGCTCAGCCCCTCCATCGAGGTGCGCGTCTCCTCGATGCTGCGCGGTCCGATCAGCGGGAACGTCGGGAACGACTGGGCGAGAACGTACGCCAGCGCAACCGCGGTCGGCGCGACGCCCAACTCGGCGGAGAGCTGTCGCGCGCGCGCCAGCCGTTCGAAGTTCTCGTCACTGTAGTAGCAGCGCACCAACTCGGCATCCGCGGTGTTCTCGCGGTCGGCCCTGGCGAAGAATCCCCGCGCCTGCGATGACCATGGCAGAAGCGGCGTATTGGTTCGCTCCAGCCACTGGCGATCCGCGGGGTCGGTGACATGTTCGCATCCGGCCCACGGCACATCTTCGGCGTGCGCGAGCCCGAAGTGGTCGCTCAGCGCCGCAAAGCCCGTCTTGCCATTGGCCTGCGCATACCGGTTGGCCTCCTCGAATCGAGGGATGCTCCAGTTGGAGACACCGAATGCGCGGATGCGACCGGCTCGCACGTGCTCGTCGAGCACGTCCACGAACTCCGCGACCGGCACATCCGCGTTGTCGCGGTGCATGAGATAAAGGTCGAGGTGGTCGGTCTGCAGCCGATCCAGGCTCTCGTGCAGCTGGCGCGTAAGCGATTCCGGGTCGCAGTACGGCGTGTGGGCGCCCTTGCCGATGATCACGACGTCGTCGCGAAGGCCGCGGTTGGCCACCCACTGCCCCAGGAGGCGTTCCATCGCTCCGCCGCCGTAGATGTATGCGGTGTCGAAGGCATTGCCGCCCCGCTCGACGAAATCGTCGAACATCGCGGAGGCGTGGCTCAGGGTCGCCTGGTTGTCCACACCCATCACGAGCCGCGACATGCGCTTGCCAATACCCGCGATGGTGCCATACGGCATGGTCGCGTCACCGCGCACGGCGAGCGGTTTTCCGCTGAACGTCGGAATGTTCGCGGTGGCGGCCTCGAAGGGAAAATTCAGCCCCAGCTGTGCCCGCAGCTGATCGAGCGTTCGAGCGTTGCCGAGGCTGTCTGCCCAGCCCATCTGCGGGCTCTGGCCGGCCTCAACGTTCTCGGCCAGCGCATCCGCCTGCACCGCGTACTGGTATGCGGCAGCCACCTCGATGGTCTCGACAGGCTCACCCACACGGGCCACCTCGATGGTCGAGCCCTCCGTCTCGCTCGGCAGCCACGGTTCGCTCACCGTGATGCGCCCGGCCGAGCCGTACACGACGATGCGGTTCTCGTCCTGCAGGCCGACACCGCTCGTGACGTGCGCCGTGAGACCTGAGGCGAACACGAGGGATGCGCTCATCCACTCGTCCACGCCACTCGCGCCGATCGTGCCGTGTGCGGTCAGCGAAACGGGGTCGGCGAACAGTGCGTCGCTCGCAGCCCCGGCGATCAGTCGTGCGGCAGAAACCGGGTATCCGCCGACATCCAGGATGCCCCCGCCGGCGAGATCGGGGTTCTTCAGCCGGTGGTCGGCCGGCAGTTCCGCGGCGAACGCGAACGATGCATCCACGTGCTGGATGTCACCGATTGCGCCCTCGCGCACCAGTTGCGCGAGCCGCTCGGTCTGCGGGTGAAAGCGGTACATGAAGCCCTCGGCCAGGTAGAGGCCGGCCCGTCGGGCCGCCTCCACGACGACCATGACGCCAGCGTGATCGACCGAGAGCGGCTTTTCGCTGATCACGTGCTTGCCCGCCTCGAGGGCCTCAAGCGCCAGCCTGATGTGTTCGGTGTGCACCGTCGCGATGTACACCGCGTCGATCTGCGGATCGGCGAAGAGCTCGGCATAGGAGCCGTATGCGCGCACCGGCGCCGCCTCGCTTGAATATTCGGCGGCGAAGGACTGCGCGCGCTCGAGGGTGCGACTCGCCGCCGCGACCAGGCTGCCGGTGCGGCTATGCACCAGCTGGTCGGCGAAACGATGGGCAATCGAACCCGGCCCGACGATGCCCCATCTCACGTGTTCAAGACTCACGTTCTCGCTCCCTCATCTCTGCGCTGAAATCTGTACAGGAATCTGTACTCAAATTCACTACCGTGAACGTTCACGGCAACAATATCAGTAGCATTCCACTATGACCAGACGCGACGATCAGCAGACGCCCGCCGCCCATTCGAGCCGCGCCGTCACGATTATCGACGTCGCACACGCCGCAGGCGTCTCACGCCAGACGGTGACCAGGGCGCTCAATGGCATGGCCGATGTCAGCGCGGCCACGCGCGAGCGTGTCATCGAGGCGGCGCATCGCTTGAACTACCGCCCAAACCGTGCCGCGCAGGGCCTCGTGCGTGGTCGAGAGATAGCCATCGGCTTCGTCGTCAGCGATCTGCGCAATCCGTACTATCCCGAACTCGCCTCCGAACTGACTCGTCTCGCGTCGGAGCACGGCTGGGGCGTCATGTTGTGCGATCTCGGGTCCGATCGCACCGACGCACGCAAGCGGCTCGAAACGATAGTGCACCGCGTCGACGCCATCGTCGGTCACGTCGCGAATCCTGAATTCTCCGATCTGCTCGCCTCGCTGCCCACGGTCATCTTCGATGCGCCAGCGGATGCGTCCGGACCGCTCGGGCGCGCGGTGATCGAGATCGACTATCGCCCGGGCATCCGCGCAGCACTCGATCATCTGGTGGCGATCGGGCGCAAACGCATTGCGATGATCGACGGCTCCGGAAGCGATACCCGCGCATCTGATGCCCCCGTGCGGGTCTCGGGGCGACGACAGCTTTATCGTGAGCATCTTCGGGAATACGATCTCGCGTGGTCCGAGGCATCCGAAGTGTCCGGGATCGACACCCACGACGGCGGCATCGAGGCGGCCATGCGGCTGAGGGCGCAGTATCCGCATGCCGATGCCGCGCTGGTGTTCAACGACGTCATGGCACTGGGTGCGCTCAAGGGCTTCGCTCGAGTTGGGGCGCGCGTGCCGCAGGATGTTGCCGTCATCGGCATCGACGGCCTGAACATCGGAACGCTCGTCACCCCCGAACTCACCAGCATCGCCCTCGACAAGACCGAGCTCGCACGGCACGCCATCGATCTCGTCGACGGGATGCTGTCCGGTCGCATCGCGGCCGGCCAGGCCGCCCGACGAACAATCACCCACACACTAATCGTGCGCGAGTCCGCCTGAGAGCCACCGTCGCGCCCTCTCGCGCCAATCGCTTCCGCGCGCTCCTCCGCACATGCTGTCGGTGGCAATTGACATACTCGAACATATGTTCGAATATGAGGGCATGGCCGGTTCCGTTGCGACGCTTCCCGAGCCCGTTCCCGCCACGGTGGGCGCGGGCGGCACGTCGCGCGCCCGCACTGCACAGGCCAACAACGCGCAGGCCCGCGACGCGCAGACACACCGCCCCGAGCGGGTGCAGGAGCTGCAGACGCGCATCCGGCAGATGCAGCGACGCACCCTGGAAGAACGCACACTGCCCACCCTGCCGGGCCTGGCCGAGTTGCTCCCGGGCGGTGCACTGCGGGCGGGGTCCGCGTATTCTGTGGCCGAGTCGCACGCTCTCGTGATGGCCATGATGGCGGGGCCCAGCGCATCCGGTTCGTGGTGCGGCGTGGTGGGGTTGCCCGACTTCGGGGTGGAGGCAGCGGCAGGTTTCGGTGTGCAACTCGAGCATCTGGTTCTGGTGCCGCGCCCCGGCGATCGCTGGCTCACCGTGACGGCCGCGCTCGCCGACGTTCTGCCCGTGGTCGTCACCCGGCCGCCTGCACGCGTGAGCGATGCGGATGCCGCGCGGCTGGCCGCCCGCCTGCGCCAGCGCGGGTGCACCCTCATTTCGATGGGCCCGTGGCCGCAGAGCGAAGCCAGGCTCAGCCTCGAGCAGACCAGCTGGAGCGGGCTCGGTGCCGGGCACGGTCGACTGACCGACCGACAGGTGACGGTGAGCGTTTCCACGGCGGGCGGCACGGGGCGGCCCCGCACGGGGCGGCTGTGGCTGCCCTCGGCTGATGCGACGCTCGAGCAGGCCCCTCACCTCACGGCAGTCGCGCCGCTGGAATACGGAACAGGCGACCGCTCTGTTCCTGTTCCCGTTCCCGGCTCCGCAGCTGGATCTGCAGCCATTTTACGAACGGCGGTGGGGGCGTGAGAGAGGCACCCGCGGTCTCTGTGTCCACGAGCAGAGCAATAGTGGTCTGGGTTCCGGACTGGCCTGTCGCTGCGGTTGCGACCGCACCCGCAGCATCCGGTTTGTCCGGCGCAGGCGGTGCGGGCAGTAACGGGCTCGTCGCCGTCATCGAGAACGGCCGCGTCTTCGCCTGCTCCGCTGCCGCCCGGGCCGAGGGGGTGCGCCGAGGGCATCGGCTGCGCGAGGCGCAGGCCCGCTGCCCCCAGCTGACGACGATTGCCTACGACCCGGTGCTCGACGCCCGCAGCTACGAACCCGTGCTCGCGCTCATCGAACGACTGATGCCGGGCGTGCAGCCGATTCGACCGGGAATGTGCGCGATTCGCGCCCGAGGCCCCGCTCGCTTCTACGGGGGTGAGCATCAGGCGGCTTCCGTGTTGCTCGGCGAGCTGGCCGAGCTCGGCTTCGACTCCTGCCGGGTCGGCATCGCCGACGGACTGTTTGCGGCCGAGCAGGCAGCACGCTCAGGCACGGGAATACACATCGTGCCCCCGGGCGAATCGCCGCGGTTTCTTGCGCCGCTGCCCGTCGGTATCCTGGGCGATGCCACCCTGGCCACACTGCTGATTCGGCTGGGCATGGGCACGCTCGGCGATTTCGCCGCGCTCGATGCGTTCCAGGTGCGACACCGTTTCGGCGAGCTCGGTGCCCGGGCACACGCGCTGGCGGGCGGGGTGCTGGGCGGCAGCGTCGTTCCCCGCGTCCCGCAGAAAGAACTCGACGTCGCCGTTGAATTCGAACCGCCCCTCTCCTCACTCGACCAGGTGGCCTTCGCGTTCCGCACCGCCGCCGAGAGATTCATCACGCAATTGAGCGATGCCTCCCAGGTATGCACGGCAGTGCGGGTGAGCGTGACGAGCGAATCGGGAGAGGTCTCCGAACGCGAGTGGCTGCATCCACGGTGGTTCACGGCGGCAGATGTCGTAGACCGGGTGCGCTGGCAGTTGCAGGGCTCGGGCAGCGGCTCCAGCGGGTTGAGTTCGGCCGTCACGCGGGTGTCGGTGAGTCCGGGTGGCGTGGACGCGGCCGGCAACCACGAGGAAGGGCTGTGGGGAACGGCGCCCGACGAACGAATCCACCACGCTCTCTCCCGGGTGCAGGGGCTGCTTGGCCACGATGCCGTGCTCACGCCTGTGATGGGCGGTGGGCGCATGCTCGCCGATCGCCAGTTGCTCGTGTCGTGGGGCGACCGCGCTCCGACGGATGCGGCAGCCTCGCAGGCACGCCCCTGGCCGGGGCGCTTGCCACCTCCGCTGCCCTCGAGCGTGTTCGCTCCCCCGCGCCCGGCCGTCGTCGTGGACCCCGCGGGAGATGCGGTGCTCGTCGACGAGCGAGGCAGGCTCACGGGGCCGCCCGCCCGAATGAGCGTGCAGGGCAGGGATGCGGCGCTGCGGTCGGTGTCGGCGTGGTCAGGGCCGTGGTCCGTCGATGAACGCTGGTGGGATGCGGGCTCAGCGCGTCACGTCAACCGCTTCCAAGTGGTCGACGATTCCGGATGCGCCTGGCTGCTGCTGCAGGAAGGCGAGCGCTGGCTCGCGGAGGCCCGTTATGACTGAGGGGCGCTATGGCCAAGGGGCGGTGCGCTGATGGGCTGGAATAACCCGCCGATTCCGTGGTCCCAGCTGGAGCGCACGCTCTCCGGTCGGGAGCGACCGGCCGGAGAGGAGAGCGACGGCGCGTTCAGCAGAAAGCGTCAGCCGTATGAGCCGGGTGTGCTGCCGCCCGCCGACGATGGCCCGCTCGTGCCCTATGCCGAACTGCACGCCCACTCGCACTACAGTTTTCTCGACGGCGCCTCCTCCCCCGAACGCCTGGTTGAGGAGGCGGCCCGCCTGCGGCTGCACGCCCTGGCTCTCACCGACCATGACGGTCTCTACGGCATCGTGCGCATGGCCGAGGCGGCCGAGGCTCACAACCGGCTTGCACTCGAGAACCCGGCGGTGCGTCCCGTGAAGACGGTGTTCGGCGCCGAGCTCTCGTTCTCGCTGAGTAAGCCGCAAAACGGCGTGGCCGACCCCGAGGGCAGCCACCTCCTCGTGCTTGCGCGAGGTCAGGAGGGGTATCACCGCCTGGCCGGGGCACTCACGCAGGCCCAGCTGGCCGAGGGCGCCGAGAAAGGGCGCCCGCTGTATGAACTGCAGCAGCTGGCCGAGCAGGCAGACGGGCACTGGGCGATTCTCACCGGATGCCGCAAGGGCCGGGTGCGCCAGGCCCTCGAGAATGAGAGCGGCGGGTTGAGGGCCGCGGAACGGGAGATCGAGCGACTCACCACCCTGTTCGGGCACGACAACGTCTTCGTCGAGCTGTTCGATCATGGCGATCCCCTCGACAGCACCCACAACGACGCGCTTGCCGCGCTGGCCACCCGTCTCGGGTTGCCCACGCTCGCCACCAACAATGTGCACTACGCCGCCCCCGGTGAACGTCGGCTCGCCACAGCAATAGCGGCGGTGCGGGCGCGCAGAAGCCTCGATGAACTGGATGGATGGCTGCCGGCATCCGGTTCGGCGCACCTGCGCAGCGGGGCCGAGATGGCCGCCCGCTTCGCGCGCTACCCGGGTGCCGTCGAGCGCACGGTCGCTCTGGCCGACGAGCTCGCCTTCGAGTTGCGTAGCGCCCGGCCCCGGCTGCCGCAGCAGGATGTACCGACCGGGCACACCCCCATGAGCTGGCTGCGCGAGCTCGTACGCGTCGGCGTCACCGAGAGGTACCCCGACGCGCTGGTGATCGCTGACGCCGCTCCGGCGACCATCGCTCAGGCCGCCGAGACGGATGCCACGTGGGAGCGCCTCGAGAAGGAGCTGGCCGTCATCGAGGCCAAGGATTTTCCCGGCTACTTTCTGATCGTGCACGATATCGTCGAATTCGCCCGCAGCAAGGGCATTCTCTGCCAGGGCCGGGGTTCTGCCGCGAATTCCGCGGTCTGCTACGCGCTGGGTATCACGGCCGTCGATTCCATCTTCTTCGACCTGCCGTTCGAACGGTTTCTCTCCAGCATTCGTGACGAGGAGCCCGACATCGATGTGGATTTCGACTCCGACCGCCGCGAGGAGGTCATCCAGTACGTCTACGAGAAGTACGGCCGCCGCAATGCCGCCCAGGTGGCCAACGTCATCTCGTACCGGCCCGCATTCGCGGTGCGCGACATGGCGAAGGCGCTCGGCCACA
Proteins encoded:
- a CDS encoding helix-turn-helix transcriptional regulator, producing MTPHELENLASLRRARDLIDREYARPLDVPTMAERAFMSPAHFSRQFRAAYGETPYSYLMTRRIERAMALLREGMSVTDACMAVGCTSLGSFSSRFTEIVGESPRAYRSREHHAVKAMPNCVAKSHTRPARNGPRRIDDSSRIQEAAENSAA
- a CDS encoding LacI family DNA-binding transcriptional regulator — encoded protein: MTRRDDQQTPAAHSSRAVTIIDVAHAAGVSRQTVTRALNGMADVSAATRERVIEAAHRLNYRPNRAAQGLVRGREIAIGFVVSDLRNPYYPELASELTRLASEHGWGVMLCDLGSDRTDARKRLETIVHRVDAIVGHVANPEFSDLLASLPTVIFDAPADASGPLGRAVIEIDYRPGIRAALDHLVAIGRKRIAMIDGSGSDTRASDAPVRVSGRRQLYREHLREYDLAWSEASEVSGIDTHDGGIEAAMRLRAQYPHADAALVFNDVMALGALKGFARVGARVPQDVAVIGIDGLNIGTLVTPELTSIALDKTELARHAIDLVDGMLSGRIAAGQAARRTITHTLIVRESA
- a CDS encoding MarR family winged helix-turn-helix transcriptional regulator, with amino-acid sequence MKAERPSESSPPLSVATDLRVLIGKLRRRLRDQGNAGEFTWAQVAVLTRLERDGPASVTALAHAEGVRPQSMGATVATLEEAGIVSGSPDPTDGRRTILSLTDTAVERLTTTRAAKEDWLARSIDTLFTPAEQRQLAIGVELLTRLANS
- a CDS encoding DNA polymerase Y family protein → MSTSRAIVVWVPDWPVAAVATAPAASGLSGAGGAGSNGLVAVIENGRVFACSAAARAEGVRRGHRLREAQARCPQLTTIAYDPVLDARSYEPVLALIERLMPGVQPIRPGMCAIRARGPARFYGGEHQAASVLLGELAELGFDSCRVGIADGLFAAEQAARSGTGIHIVPPGESPRFLAPLPVGILGDATLATLLIRLGMGTLGDFAALDAFQVRHRFGELGARAHALAGGVLGGSVVPRVPQKELDVAVEFEPPLSSLDQVAFAFRTAAERFITQLSDASQVCTAVRVSVTSESGEVSEREWLHPRWFTAADVVDRVRWQLQGSGSGSSGLSSAVTRVSVSPGGVDAAGNHEEGLWGTAPDERIHHALSRVQGLLGHDAVLTPVMGGGRMLADRQLLVSWGDRAPTDAAASQARPWPGRLPPPLPSSVFAPPRPAVVVDPAGDAVLVDERGRLTGPPARMSVQGRDAALRSVSAWSGPWSVDERWWDAGSARHVNRFQVVDDSGCAWLLLQEGERWLAEARYD
- a CDS encoding dihydrofolate reductase family protein, with product MARLVYTAITSLDGYIADASGNFDWSMPDEEVHGFVNDLERDVGTYLYGRRLYEVMVFWEGVDLAGEPPVIADYATIWRAANKIVYSSTLGEPSSALTRIERTFDVDAVRRLKETENRDISIGGPNLAAHAIASGLVDEYRQFVSPVIVGGGTRFLPDDVHVPLELIEERRFGNGVVYLRYRTRG
- a CDS encoding VOC family protein, which encodes MTISLQYTNITVNDVDESIAFYSGALGLDVQNDVASGDHRWVTLGSAAQPGLGIVISEPHAGRSQADGDALQELLTKGVLPMLVFRSDDVDATFETVRASGAEVLQEPIDQAWGPRDCAFRDPSGNMVRISQAPPA
- a CDS encoding aldo/keto reductase, encoding MSLEHVRWGIVGPGSIAHRFADQLVHSRTGSLVAAASRTLERAQSFAAEYSSEAAPVRAYGSYAELFADPQIDAVYIATVHTEHIRLALEALEAGKHVISEKPLSVDHAGVMVVVEAARRAGLYLAEGFMYRFHPQTERLAQLVREGAIGDIQHVDASFAFAAELPADHRLKNPDLAGGGILDVGGYPVSAARLIAGAASDALFADPVSLTAHGTIGASGVDEWMSASLVFASGLTAHVTSGVGLQDENRIVVYGSAGRITVSEPWLPSETEGSTIEVARVGEPVETIEVAAAYQYAVQADALAENVEAGQSPQMGWADSLGNARTLDQLRAQLGLNFPFEAATANIPTFSGKPLAVRGDATMPYGTIAGIGKRMSRLVMGVDNQATLSHASAMFDDFVERGGNAFDTAYIYGGGAMERLLGQWVANRGLRDDVVIIGKGAHTPYCDPESLTRQLHESLDRLQTDHLDLYLMHRDNADVPVAEFVDVLDEHVRAGRIRAFGVSNWSIPRFEEANRYAQANGKTGFAALSDHFGLAHAEDVPWAGCEHVTDPADRQWLERTNTPLLPWSSQARGFFARADRENTADAELVRCYYSDENFERLARARQLSAELGVAPTAVALAYVLAQSFPTFPLIGPRSIEETRTSMEGLSIHLADEQVRWLDLRG
- a CDS encoding MmcQ/YjbR family DNA-binding protein, whose translation is MTPNELTTFLLDLNGAEETYPFGPEARVFKVAGKVFSIDSPDAAERTITLKALPENVPRLIRSVEGIDPGYHMNKRHWVTVRLDGTVVAGHVRELIAESHAIVVASLPKRVRLGLEG
- a CDS encoding isochorismatase family protein; translated protein: MTISSLDPKTALILIDLQTAVLALPSAHPMDRVVENAGTLADAFRLHDLPVVLVTVAGGAPGRTEGVRRSGGERPAGWADLAPRLDGHPDDYRVTKHTWGAFTGTGLDEYLKGRGVTQVVLCGVSTSAGVESTARHAHENGFNVALAIDAMTDSNADAHHNSVTRIFPRLGETGTTAEIIDLLEHGVAQNSSIKNGSFKHGGE
- a CDS encoding MFS transporter; its protein translation is MTRHTTTHTSPKPFGWRFTAPLLLGSTLNPINSSMIATGLVGIGVDFHTGPGTTATLISVLYLCSAVMQPTMGKLSTIFGPRRVFLGGIVILLAAGIVGAAAPSFGFLLLSRALIGVGTAAAYPTAMALVRKRADEAETGVPSRVLGNFSIAAQITTVFGLPLGGILTGVFGWRALFAVNIPLAVITMIFTLIGVAKDEPMVREGRARVLAALDIPGILLFAGTITSLLLFLSSLTAPVWWLLPVVVVLAAGLIVWERRASRPLIDVRMLAGNTPLQRTYLRQMLAALGIYSALYGASQWMEQSAHLSASAVGLVLLPLSGLSIVIARVVSRRGWVRWPLILAGVALVLTAGVMLTMTHDSNVLVLIGMSLLFGFTNGFSGFANQAALYVQTPAEQTAVASGLYRTAAYIGAIFSASLIGLTFGDAATDDGFHVLAWVIGALGVGIMLLSILDRKIPRVTA